GTTGGATTTTTCGGTGTCAAGAAAGATGATGCGGGTGCCGTCGTACTTTTGATCGTCATCGGACCAAACATAAAAATCCCGCGCTGCCGAACCGGGCTTGGCCTTGCGCGCCCGCTGGAACCACGGGTGCTGGTCGGAGGTGTGGTTGATCACCAGCTCCGTAATCACCCGCAACCCGCGTTTGTGAGCCTCGGCGATAAAGCGCTTGGCGTCGGCCATCGTGCCGTAATCACTGTGCACACCTCGGTATTCGGCAATGTCATAGCCGTCGTCGCGACGTGGTGAGGGGATAGAACGGCAGCAGCCAGATGGTGTTCACGCCCAGGTCAGCAATGTAATCAAGCTTGGCGATAAGGCCGGGAAAGTCGCCGATGCCGTCGTTGTTGGAGTCGAAATAGGATTTGACGTGAACCTGATAGATCACCGCGTCCTTGTACCAGAGCGGGTCTTTGATGAAGGTGGCTGGGGTGGGTTTCTTCGCCATTGGAAACTCCTGGAATACGTGAACTTCTGCCTGAAGAAACTCGGTCAATGTGGGAGCTGGCTTGCCTGCGATAGCGGTGTATCAGCGCCAAAAACATCGGCTGATGTACCGCTATCGCAGGCAAGCCAGCTCCTGCGTCAGGTTTGGGAATGGGTGATGCGCCAAATACCAAAGGGCGTATGTGGCTCCAGCCGCATCCACTGGGTCTTGCCATACCAGGTCCAGCGATGGCCATTCATCAGGTCTTCACCCTGGGTCTGGGCATCGTCCGGCAGGCCCAATTCCCACAATGGCAACTCAAAATTCGCTTCCTGAGCGTTGTAGGGGTCGAGGTTCACTGCAACAAGGATGAAGTTGCTGCCATCGTCACTGCGCTTGCCGAAGTACAGGATGTTGTCGTTCCAGGCGTTGTAGAGTTTCAGGCCCAAGTGCGTCTGCAACGCCGGGTTTTGCCGGCGGATGCGGTTGAGCTGGGCGATTTCAGCAATGATGTTGCCCGGCGCAGTGAAGTCGCGAACGCGGATCTGATACTTCTCCGAATCCAGGTATTCCTCTTTGCCAGGCACGGGCGCGGCTTCGCACAGCTCATAGCCCGAATACATGCCCCACAGCCCCGACCCCATAGTGGCCAGCGCCGCGCGAATCAAGAAGCCCGGGCGTCCTGACTCGTGCAGGAAGCCTGGGTTGATATCTGGCGTATTGACGAAGAAGTTCGGGCGGAAGCACTCGCGCAACGGCGATTCATTCAGTTGGGTGAAATACTCACTCAGTTCGGCCTTGGTGTTGCGCCAAGTGAAATAGGTGTAGCTCTGGGAGTAACCGACCTTGCCCAGCCGCGCCATCATGGCCGGGGTGGTAAAGGCTTCAGCGAGGAAAATCACTTCCGGGTGTTTGGCGCGAACATCGCTGATCAGCCATTGCCAGAACGGCAGCGGCTTGGTGTGGGGATTGTCGACACGAAAAGTCTTCACGCCCTCTTCCACCCAACCGACCACAATGTCGCGCAACTCGGTCCACAGGCTGGGAATTGCGTCGGCCGCGTAGAAGTCGACGTTGACGATGTCCTGATACTTTTTCGGCGGGTTTTCCGCGTATTTGATCGTGCCGTCCGGGCGCCAGTTGAACCAACCGGGGTGTTGCTTGAGCCACGGGTGGTCCTGTGAGCACTGGATGGCAAAATCCAACGCGATTTCCAGGCCGTGGTCAGCGGCGGCCTGCACCAGGCGGCGGAAATCATCGCGGCTACCCAATTGCGGGTGAATCGCTTCGTGGCCGCCCTCCTCGCTGCCAATGGCATAGGGGCTGCCCGGATCATCCGGACCAGCAGTGAGGGAGTTATTCGGGCCTTTGCGGTGGCTGCGCCCAATGGGGTGGATCGGCGGGAAGTACAGTACGTCGAAGCCCATGTCATGGATCATCGACAGGCGCGAGTGCACGTCGTTAAACGTGCCGTGGCGTGCCGGATCGTCGGTGATCGAGCGCGAAACAGCTCATACCAGCTGGCAAACAGCGCCGCCGTCCGCTCCACATCGATGGGGTAAACGGTGCTGATGCTCAAGTAGGCGCGGTGATCGGCCTGGGTCATCAGGTGTGCACTGTCTTCGTGCAGGAACAACGCAACTTGCTCGGTTTCCAGCAGGCCGGAGAGTTCGTGATGCAACAGCATCAGGCGGTCACGCAGTTCATTGTCACTGCGCTCGGCGGCCTGTAGCACGAGGCTGCGGCCTTCCTGCAATTCGAGGCTCACCGGCACGCCGGCCTCGTGTTTCTTGCGCAGTTCGTAGCAGAAACTGGCGAACGTATCGATCCAGGCTTCGATGCAATATTCATGAGGGCCAATGGCCTCGACGGTAAACGCGCCCTCCCAACCGTTGTTGCCCACATCGGTCATCACCACGCTGTGCCAGCTTTCGTCGGCCAACGGACGCCAGCGGATCAGCACGGCGAGCTTGTCGTGGCCGTCGGCGAACACTTTGCTGGTAACAGTAATACGTTGGCCAACCACGGCCTTTACGGCAAATTCGCCGCCGTCGATCACGGGCGTGGTGCTTTCAATGGCGATCCTGGGCAGCAACAACGCCTGGGACAGCGGCAATAACGATTGATCTGGAGTCAGTGTTTCAGCAGTCATCGAGCATCTTCCCCTTACGCCCTGTGGACGCTCTTTGCTTGATCCGAATTCTGATACGGCGCCGCTCTCCTGAGCAGGGCCGTAATAGGTCCGAGCCCGGGCCCCGGTTAAAAGTTCAGGTGGATGTGCCGCCATTGGGCGGGGAATCAATTCGCCTCGGCGGCTGTCCACCGATAGAGCAAAGCACAAAGGAGGCCACACCGATGAATATCCCGATCCCGGCTGAAACCCCGGACCCAAATATCGACAATCCGACCTTGCCGCCCAGCGAACCGGAGCCGATTCCAGAGAAAGAACCACCGGAAAACCTGCCGCCACCGGTCGAGGAACCCCCAACGACCATGCCTCCGGTGATCGTCTGAACGACGCTTTAATGCGCGGGCGCGCGGGCAGTGAGTTATAAGAACCACTGCCCTCACGCGACGCCCAATAACCGAAGCTTCCTACCTGATCACCGGGGAAATCCCGTACGCCCAGCAGCGTTGATAGTGATGATATTGAACGTTCATGGAGATCAACATCCGGACTGTGGAAGAAGTCCTCAGCCCTCTGTTTGCGAGGAATATCATGCCAACCATCAGCCCCATTTCAATCACCCCCACCGCCTTGGCTGCTGGCCAAGGTCTCGCTACGCCCAGCGCTCTGCCGCCACCCACGATAGTCTCGCCCGAAGCCTTGGACGCGCTGCTCCATTCACCACCGGATCCCGCCCGGGAAGCCAAGAAACCTGATGACGAGGTACAACCTGGCGATAGGTCAACATTGGAGCAAGGCCTCGCCGACCTCAAACGCACAGACAAATCAACGGTTAACCGCGCACTGTGCGACCCGAACGCCAACTCATCCGCCGCTTTCATCAGCACCCTCAATACGGTATTCACGAAAGAAAACGTCGACACCTTGTTGCGTAGCCCCCCGGCCCAGGCTCAAACCGCAGTCCTCAGTGAGATCGGCACCCACCTGAACACCGACACGATCAACGCGGTGCTGTCTCCCCTTGAGACAGAGCAGATCGAAACCTACCGAAAGTGCGTCGACTCTGCGTTGTTCGGCTTGAAGTACCAATTGTTCAGCGCCCCGTTGGCGCGCGCTTTGATCTTGTGCGTCGTTTCGCGGGCAATAAACAGGGGGCCCTGACTGACATTGAAAGCCGCCTGGGGGGCTTGGGGACCACCGCAACAAACCTCTTCAACATTGCCGCCGAGGTCAAAGAGTTAACGAATCACTGCAATACTCGCACCCAGATGACTGGGACAGACGTCGAAACGAGCCGGATAGCGCGCCGCCAGCCAATATCTACCGCTACCTGAACACCCGAGAGTCGAGCCTCGACGCTCCGAGCGAAATCAGGGACTTTGTACATGGCCGAGACAAGCTGGACGTTTCAGGCATACGCAAGCAACTCAACAAAAAAACTGCACTGGGTCAACCAACTGTCCGGAGCAAGTGGCGAAATGCAATTGAAGTATTCACCCACCCACGATGCAAGCGTCCTGGTGATTTCCGGCAACCAGGGCGACCCTGCATTGTCGCAAAGATAGTTGGCAAGTTCAGGGAAACCGATCTGGTGGCTTGACCCTGTCAATGGGGTTTTTCAAAAAGCTTGACGATCCGCGGCATCAGGCTAAACACCGCCAACGCCAGCAAGGTACTCAGCACCGCTGTCGATTCCCGGCCCAACCCGGCCGAGACCCCAATCGCAGCGGTCATCCAAAGCCCGGCGGCGGTGGTCAGGCCTTGACATGGCCTTCCTCATCGTCCTTGCCCTTGATAATGGTGCCGGCCCCCAGAAAGCCGATCCCGGCGATCACCCCTGCACTACCCGACTCATGGCATCGGCCTGGTTGCCTGACATCTGCGGCACCATCACGAACAACGCAGCACCCAGCGCCACCAGCATGTGGGTGCGCACGCCTGCCGCCTTGCCCTTGCTCTCGCGCTCAAAGCCCAGGATGCCGCCCAGCACGGCGGCGATCAGCAAGCGCACGGTGATCTGCGTCAGTTGCTTCGCATCACCGATATCGGCGAATTCAGCCTGCAGGGTTTGCCACACTTCATGCCACCAAGCGTCCATGAGAGCCGTCCTTTGTCGTTGTTGGTAAACGATGGACAGCGCCGACCGTCAGTCAGTTGCCTGGAACAGTTGATGCGCAAGGGGAACCTAACCTTTACCAGCCCATAAAAGGAGAGCGTCATGCCGGTACGCATCGAAAATCAGACCTGCTACTTCAAGGTCAACGAAGACGGCCAGGAACACAGCCTGCAGGCGGCCGACGTCACCGTCAGCACCGACATTCCCAAGGCCATGTCCTATGTGCAACTGGACGCAGATCGGGTCTACATCACTGAACAGGAAGCCGATGCCTTGACCGTGGCCGGCGCCATCGATGGACGCCAGCACAAGAAGGTCACCGAGCCTGGTTCGGCGATTTGATTGACCTGTATCAGCACCGCAAAAAATCTAGCTGCATCCCTTTGAAAACGGGGTGCAGCACATTATCGCAGTGGTAAGCGCACGCCCCATCTGATCCGCTTTTTATCGCCATAGCTGAGTCTGTTATGCAAACAGAGCCACGCGCATAGTTCATCGGCCTGATGGAGGCTGATGAGCGAACGACCATGACCGAACGAATCCCTACCGTGGAAACCTTTGTGCCCATTCACCCAAAGAAGGTGAAGGCCAGATCCAGCGACAACTCGATCCATACCCGCAGCTTCACCGGCCTGTTCCGCACCTTGCGCGTGGCCGGCGCGGGTTTTCTGTTCTTGGCTTTTTTCGGCACCGTGTGGCTGAACTGGGGAGGACGCCAGGCCGTGCTGTGGGACCTGGCTGAAAGCAAATTCCATATTTTTGGCGCGACCTTCTGGCCCCAGGACTTCATCCTGTTGTCGGCGTTGCTGATCATCTGCGCCTTCGGCCTGTTTGCAATTACCGTATTCGCCGGCCGCGTGTGGTGCGGCTACACCTGCCCGCAAAGCTCGTTTACCTGGCTGTTCATGTGGTGCGAGAAAGTCACCGAGGGTGAGCGCAACCAGCGCATCAAACTGCATAACGCACCATGGAGCCTGAACAAACTGGCGCGGCGTTCGGCCAAGCACACTTTGTGGTTGGGCATCAGCGTGCTGACCGGGTTGACCTTTGTTGGCTACTTCACGCCCATTCGCCCGCTAGTCGCCGACCTGCTGACCTGGCAAATAGGCGGCGTCAGCCTGTTCTGGGTGCTGTTTTTCACCGCCGCCACCTACATCAACGCTGGCTGGCTGCGCGAGGCAGTGTGCATGCACATGTGCCCGTACGCGCGCTTCCAAAGCGTGATGTTCGACAAAGACACCCTGACCATTTCCTACGATGCAGCTCGCGGCGAAAACCGTGGCCCGCGCAAACGCGAGGTCAAACCCGCCGCCGTCGGCCTGGGTGATTGCATCGATTGCCAACTATGCGTGCAGGTCTGCCCCACCGGCATCGACATCCGCGACGGCCTGCAAATGGAATGCATCGGCTGCGCGGCGTGCATCGACGCCTGTGATTCGATCATGGACAAGATGGGGTACGCCCGTGGGCTGGTGAGCTACACCAGCGAGCATCAATTGCAAGGTGGTAAAACCCACCTGCTACGGCCACGCCTGATCGGCTACAGTGCCGTGCTGCTGGTGATGATGGCCGCCTTGGTAGTGGCGCTGGTGGAACGGCCGATGGTATCGCTGGACGTGACCAAGGACCGGGGCATGTTCCGCGAAAATGCCCAAGGGCAGATCGAGAACATCTACAGCCTCAAGGTCATCAACAAGACCCAGCAGCGCCAGGATTACCGTCTGGAACTGGTGGATGCACACGACTTCCAGCTGCACGGCAAGACCGAGATCAGCCTGGCACCGGGAGAAATCAGCGATGTGCCGGTGTCGGTGGCGTTGCTGGCGGACAAGCCAGCGAGCAGTTCGCAGACCTTGCGCTTCAAGGTGACGGATGTGGATGAACCGTGGGTCTATAGTGCGGCCGATAGCCGCTTCGTCGCCCGTTGAACCGCTGAAACATTGGAGCTCCCACATTGAGTTCCGCGTACCCTTTGAGAAAATGACTGAGCTGCCATGAAACGCTACGAAAAATTCGCCGACGACATTGCAGAATTGATCCGCTCCGGCGTACTCGGCCCCGGCCAGCGCGTGCCGTCGGTGCGCTACGCCAGCCAGACCTACGGCGTCAGCCCATCCACCGTATTCCAAGCCTATTACTTGCTGGAGCGCCGCGGCCTGATCCGTGCGCGGCCGCGCTCTGGTTACTTCGTCAATACCCACGCGCCCAGTCCGTTTTCCGAGCCGGTGGTAAGCGAACAGGTGCATGAGTCCACCGAAGTCGATGTGAGCGAGTTGGTGTTTTCGGTACTCGACTCGATCAAGGACCCAAACACCGTACCGTTCGGCTCGGCATTCCCAAGCCCACGCTGTTCCCGTTGCCGCGCCTGGCCCGCTCCTTGGCCAGCGCCGGCCGTAAATGGACCCGCGCATGGTGGTCACCGACATGTCACCGGGCAACCCGCAATTGCGCCGCCAGATTGCGCTGCGCTACATGGTCGGCGGCCTGATGCTGCCGATGGAAGAGCTGCTGATCACCAACGGCGCCCTCGAAGCCCTGAACCTGTGCCTGCAAGCCGTCACTGAACCGGGCGATCTGGTGGCCATCGAAGCCCCGGCGTTTTACGCCTGCCTGCAAGTGCTGGAACGCCTGAAACTCAAGGCCGTGGAAATTCCCGTGCACCCGCGCGATGGCATCGACCTCGGCGCCTTGGCACAAACCCTGGAGCGCTACCCGATCAAGGCCTGCTGGACCATGACCAGCTTCCAGAACCCCATGGGCGCCACCCTGCCCGAAGCCAAGAAACAAGCGTTGGTGGAACTGCTGCGCAGCCACCAAGTGCCCTTGATCGAAGACGACGTGTACGCCGAGCTGTATTACGGCCAACAAGCGCCCAAACCCGCCAAGGCGTTCGACACCGAAGGGTTGGTGATGCATTGCGGCTCGTTTGCCAAGAGCCTGGCGCCGGGTTACCGCGTCGGTTGGGTGGCCGCTGGGCGTTTTGCGCAGAAGGTCGAGCGCTTGAAGCTGATGACCTCGCTGTGCCCGTCGATGCCGGCCCAGGCAGCAATTGCCGACTACTTGCAGCACGGCGGTTATGATCGGCACCTGCGTAAATTGCGCTATGCCCTGGAAGAACAGCAAAGCGCGATGCTGGCGGCGATTGCCCGTTACTTCCCGGCACAGACCCGGGTCAGCCAGCCGGCAGGCGGGTATTTCCTGTGGCTGGAACTGCCGGAGCAGACCGACTCGTTGAAGTTGTTCCAGATGGCGCTGGCCCAAGGCATCAGCATTGCGCCGGGGCCGATCTTCTCGGCGACCCAGCGGTTCAGGAACTGTATTCGCCTGAACTACGGCAGCCCGTGGACTGAAGCGTCAGAGAAAGCGATGGAGACGTTGGGGCGGATTGTGCGGTCGTTCTGAATGATCGAGTTGTGTGTTCTGACGCCTTCGCGAGCAAGCCCGCTCCCACATTAAAATGCATTCCAAATGTGGGAGCGGGCTTGCTCGCGCAGCACTATCTATTCAACGGCCGCCACCCAAGTCCAAAAATGTTCCCGTGGCATACGACGCCTTATCCGATAACAACCAGATAATCGCTTCCGCCACCTCATCAGGGCGCCCGCCCCGTGCCATGGGGATACCTGATTCAAGCTTGCTGACCCGATCCGGGTCGCCGCTCAGTGCATGGAAATCGGTAAAGATGTAGCCCGGGCGTACCGCATTGACCCGAATACCTTCGCCCGCGACTTCTTTGGAGAGGCCCAGGGTGAAGGTATCGAGCGCACCTTTGGACGCGGCATAGTCGACGTACTCACCTGGAGAGCCAAGGCGCGCCGCCACCGAGGAGACGTTGACGATGCTGCCGCCCTGCCCGCCATGCTTGGGCGACATGCGCAACACCGCATGCTTGGCACACAGGATCGGCCCCAGCACGTTGGTCTTCATGATTTTCAGGATGCGGAATTCAGACATCTCATCGACCCGCGACTTGTGCCCCACGGTACCGGCATTGTTGACCAGCGCCGTGACGCGGCCCAACTCGGCATCGACGCGGCTGAACAGCGCGATCACCTCATCTTCGATACTCACGTCCGCACGCACGGCAATGGCCTGGGCACCCAACGCGCGAACCTGTTCAAGCACGCGGTGGGCAGCCTCTTCGTCAGACTGGTAGTTGATGCAGATGCGATAGCCTTGGCGGGCGGCCAGCAATGCCGTCTCGGCGCCAATCCCACGACTGCCACCGGTGATGATGACGACTTTGTCCATGCGTGCGGTCTCCTGGTTCAACCTGATGTTTATGGCTGGATCCAAGAATACCCGTCA
The Pseudomonas poae DNA segment above includes these coding regions:
- a CDS encoding SDR family oxidoreductase, giving the protein MDKVVIITGGSRGIGAETALLAARQGYRICINYQSDEEAAHRVLEQVRALGAQAIAVRADVSIEDEVIALFSRVDAELGRVTALVNNAGTVGHKSRVDEMSEFRILKIMKTNVLGPILCAKHAVLRMSPKHGGQGGSIVNVSSVAARLGSPGEYVDYAASKGALDTFTLGLSKEVAGEGIRVNAVRPGYIFTDFHALSGDPDRVSKLESGIPMARGGRPDEVAEAIIWLLSDKASYATGTFLDLGGGR
- a CDS encoding DUF3203 family protein; this translates as MPVRIENQTCYFKVNEDGQEHSLQAADVTVSTDIPKAMSYVQLDADRVYITEQEADALTVAGAIDGRQHKKVTEPGSAI
- the ccoG gene encoding cytochrome c oxidase accessory protein CcoG, producing MTERIPTVETFVPIHPKKVKARSSDNSIHTRSFTGLFRTLRVAGAGFLFLAFFGTVWLNWGGRQAVLWDLAESKFHIFGATFWPQDFILLSALLIICAFGLFAITVFAGRVWCGYTCPQSSFTWLFMWCEKVTEGERNQRIKLHNAPWSLNKLARRSAKHTLWLGISVLTGLTFVGYFTPIRPLVADLLTWQIGGVSLFWVLFFTAATYINAGWLREAVCMHMCPYARFQSVMFDKDTLTISYDAARGENRGPRKREVKPAAVGLGDCIDCQLCVQVCPTGIDIRDGLQMECIGCAACIDACDSIMDKMGYARGLVSYTSEHQLQGGKTHLLRPRLIGYSAVLLVMMAALVVALVERPMVSLDVTKDRGMFRENAQGQIENIYSLKVINKTQQRQDYRLELVDAHDFQLHGKTEISLAPGEISDVPVSVALLADKPASSSQTLRFKVTDVDEPWVYSAADSRFVAR